One genomic window of Candidatus Kuenenia stuttgartiensis includes the following:
- a CDS encoding J domain-containing protein translates to MTPYEILGIGLSADDATIRNAYLELVKKHPPDRAPEMFKKIANAYDLIRDERKRLHYYVFNRDMPINRPFEALLLHAGVTNKRKPPSFERLKELLSDV, encoded by the coding sequence ATGACTCCGTATGAAATTTTAGGTATTGGCCTCTCAGCAGACGATGCGACGATCCGTAATGCTTATCTGGAGTTGGTAAAAAAACATCCGCCAGACAGGGCGCCGGAAATGTTCAAAAAAATTGCCAATGCATATGATCTGATACGGGATGAGAGAAAACGGTTGCACTATTATGTATTTAACAGAGATATGCCAATTAATCGTCCATTTGAGGCATTATTGCTGCATGCGGGAGTAACGAATAAGCGAAAACCCCCAAGTTTTGAAAGATTGAAGGAGCTGCTTAGTGATGTTTGA
- a CDS encoding type II toxin-antitoxin system HicA family toxin, translating to MTEKLPKVTAGDTIKALERAGFYFSRQSGSHKIYEDKDGQRI from the coding sequence ATGACAGAGAAGTTGCCAAAAGTCACCGCAGGAGACACAATCAAGGCATTAGAAAGAGCCGGATTTTACTTTTCCCGACAGAGCGGAAGTCATAAGATATACGAGGATAAAGATGGACAACGAATATAA
- a CDS encoding Hsp70 family protein has protein sequence METIVGIDLGTTNSEISILENGKPKVIPVDDDLIMPSCVGIDITGKLIVGKTAKNQAVSSPESTIFSIKRKMGEDVKVRLGEKEFRPEEISSFILLTLKKHAEKYLGSEIKKAVITVPAYFDDRQRNATRDAGLLAGLDVVRIINEPTSAAIAYDAGHPENHKLLVYDLGGGTFDVSLVVVENGVVEVLASHGDTKLGGDDFDQLLFNHVLQVFKKEHGVDLNEDIRARRRLLNTLEKAKRELSDHPFAKIREEFISKELHLEMEISRNDYESMIRPLLQKTLDCIHMCLKDASFIPGDIDKVILVGGSTRTPLVHEIITKEIGIEPHYEINPDLIVSMGAAIQGGIIAGHKTQSILVDITPYTFGTSAVGDYDGAIHHNVFVPIIKRNTPLPVSKGEVFGTMVDNQEAVEVNIYQGEEPLAEDNIFIGNFMVQGLSEAPAGNKIILNLELDINGILKVTAVEKNTGLSKEVTMDTKDVESNFNIIESQKNVASLFSEEEFDSEEFKLITKEDGGHEAPAEESDAIARTKDLRRRAEKLMDSISLEDENDIRNLLEKSEKAVNEHDLVELSEINESLEDIIFYLEE, from the coding sequence ATGGAAACAATAGTTGGGATAGATCTTGGCACCACGAATTCAGAGATATCCATTTTGGAGAATGGAAAACCAAAGGTTATTCCGGTGGACGATGATCTGATTATGCCGTCATGTGTCGGCATTGATATTACAGGCAAGCTTATTGTAGGGAAAACGGCGAAAAACCAGGCAGTTTCGAGTCCCGAATCTACAATCTTCTCCATAAAAAGAAAAATGGGCGAGGATGTCAAGGTACGTTTGGGGGAAAAGGAGTTCCGTCCCGAAGAGATATCTTCTTTCATCCTGCTTACGCTTAAAAAACACGCCGAAAAATATCTTGGCAGTGAGATTAAAAAAGCGGTTATTACCGTTCCTGCATATTTTGACGACCGCCAAAGGAATGCAACCAGGGACGCCGGACTGTTAGCCGGCCTGGATGTGGTAAGGATTATCAATGAACCTACATCTGCGGCTATTGCATACGATGCCGGTCACCCTGAAAATCACAAGCTTCTTGTTTATGATCTGGGAGGCGGCACGTTTGATGTGTCTCTTGTCGTTGTTGAAAATGGGGTAGTAGAGGTGCTGGCAAGTCACGGCGATACCAAATTAGGCGGAGATGATTTTGATCAATTGTTGTTCAATCATGTATTGCAGGTGTTTAAAAAAGAACATGGCGTCGATTTAAATGAAGATATAAGGGCAAGAAGAAGGCTTCTTAATACCCTGGAAAAGGCAAAACGTGAGCTTTCTGACCACCCTTTTGCGAAGATTAGAGAAGAATTTATTAGTAAGGAACTGCACCTTGAAATGGAGATATCCAGGAATGATTACGAGTCCATGATACGTCCGTTGTTGCAAAAAACATTGGACTGTATCCATATGTGCCTCAAGGATGCATCATTCATCCCGGGCGATATCGATAAGGTAATATTAGTCGGCGGTTCAACACGGACTCCTTTAGTCCACGAAATCATTACAAAGGAGATTGGAATAGAACCGCATTATGAAATCAACCCCGACCTGATAGTATCTATGGGGGCGGCAATACAGGGGGGTATTATTGCCGGACACAAAACGCAATCCATCCTTGTGGATATCACTCCTTACACCTTTGGCACCAGCGCTGTCGGAGACTATGACGGGGCAATTCATCACAATGTGTTTGTTCCTATTATCAAACGCAACACACCCCTTCCCGTGAGCAAAGGCGAAGTATTTGGCACTATGGTTGATAATCAGGAGGCGGTAGAGGTCAATATTTATCAGGGAGAAGAACCGCTTGCAGAGGACAACATTTTTATCGGCAATTTCATGGTTCAGGGGCTGAGCGAGGCACCCGCCGGGAATAAAATCATTTTAAACCTTGAACTGGATATTAACGGGATTCTGAAGGTTACTGCGGTTGAAAAAAATACGGGACTCTCAAAGGAAGTCACAATGGATACCAAAGACGTTGAATCAAACTTCAACATCATTGAGTCGCAAAAGAATGTTGCTTCGCTGTTTTCAGAGGAAGAATTTGACAGCGAAGAGTTTAAGCTTATAACGAAAGAGGATGGAGGCCATGAAGCTCCTGCAGAAGAAAGTGATGCCATTGCCAGGACTAAAGACTTGAGAAGGCGCGCCGAGAAACTTATGGACTCAATATCCCTGGAGGACGAAAATGATATTCGCAATTTACTGGAAAAGAGTGAAAAGGCTGTAAACGAACATGATCTCGTGGAGTTGTCGGAGATAAATGAATCCCTTGAAGACATTATATTTTATTTGGAGGAGTGA
- a CDS encoding nucleotide exchange factor GrpE, whose protein sequence is MRITKPETSIPMKDESQIPNSRIPVSEEESLIEIQNPEILNVEDLAGKNEPVNTDICLELRKTEMERDFRQWLNELSEIPRVEFTDDEPDIYSFYEELCVLRNEVRKGGRRNHDVLTRFGESLAGFQNVLVDIQNRLGQADARKKEEELLANKRRFLAVIDVFERMGRLKERLYTPPKKKLFKNYGNWENVWNRFREGFEITYSYLENLLKNEGITKMETLGRLFDPGQMNAVAVEYTDKHLPHMVIEEISPGFLQGERVIKLAEVKISKTQGRV, encoded by the coding sequence ATGCGCATCACGAAACCCGAAACCTCGATTCCGATGAAAGATGAATCCCAAATCCCGAATTCCCGGATTCCGGTTTCCGAAGAGGAATCTCTAATCGAAATCCAAAACCCCGAAATCCTGAATGTCGAAGATCTCGCCGGTAAAAATGAACCGGTAAATACAGACATTTGTTTAGAACTCCGGAAGACGGAAATGGAACGTGATTTCAGGCAATGGTTAAATGAATTATCTGAAATCCCCCGCGTAGAATTTACGGATGATGAACCGGATATCTATTCTTTCTATGAGGAGCTTTGTGTTCTCAGAAATGAGGTGAGAAAAGGCGGGCGGAGAAATCATGACGTTTTAACACGGTTTGGAGAAAGTCTGGCGGGTTTTCAAAATGTCCTTGTTGATATACAAAACCGGCTGGGTCAGGCAGATGCGAGAAAAAAGGAAGAAGAACTGCTTGCAAACAAGCGCCGTTTTCTGGCAGTGATTGATGTCTTTGAACGGATGGGAAGATTAAAAGAAAGATTATATACCCCGCCGAAAAAAAAACTTTTTAAAAATTACGGTAATTGGGAAAACGTTTGGAATCGGTTCCGGGAAGGTTTTGAGATTACGTATAGTTATTTAGAAAATTTATTGAAAAATGAAGGTATTACAAAAATGGAAACGCTCGGCAGATTATTTGATCCAGGCCAAATGAATGCAGTTGCCGTTGAGTATACGGACAAACATTTGCCTCATATGGTGATAGAAGAAATATCGCCTGGTTTCTTACAGGGAGAACGAGTTATTAAACTGGCAGAGGTAAAGATATCAAAAACGCAGGGGAGGGTATAG
- a CDS encoding tetratricopeptide repeat protein: MTKKKRKYLSPVMLEHKARDDFEKKRYREAMESFEELYWMDNEKYRSELLASYRALADTFIQNKKWENVEDIVVKIKEITGGECDDLLAVKIAIKRGDYAAAADEYISLLSKGIEAPGINEIPGMADAIVLRFHDSSFFKSYNPEIYKEIIAIHKALENIAHERYDEAWAEVKEIGRNSVFSHWKLFIKGSIAFYTNEDEKAKLAFSLISADTLLHDTAKAFMVLMDNTQQKLPETLSKKTLRKICYLSGYPELAHVLPDADYFWEEGDHLNSYRYIRNGLSDFPSEETGIVGTLTRFYFSSIYYMRADDAEDFIEGIINNRSLTAQGKIENLLIKKAECFLSRGWRLSDLEYAGIWEDFLDVYKEVYGENKKIEAIVYAHLGGSFAVEEKNEPSPFHWMEHREDEVCFRNAKLAERYLLKSIDRDEGSKDACLQLLIVYGKTRKLQKLNRLLDKLVAIFPEDPFILTNAGISCVNRNVFAKGIKYLEQANRLDPLDSKIKKQLALAYLRAAPLNFDKGQIPQGRKMYGKAINIGIKSSHDFNRGIAYIYARWSGLEFKNQNKERGNELFHLALNNTESPFPLIYFTQLVYRCYGVPDIYIQKRYDELDNAWRNAPTPANVALLIDIYSYISEISKPQWLVSEKKRIVEYAFKTLWAPCSETDASRIVKFALQEKEFKLGERYIAKMLKEDKEAPLFLYHKLTLRELGKRVVPTEKTLQELEHILLLAEKRNNLQLVRELKSEVENLREFLETKNILNGPFPKDMLDAFDEDGDSGFDIIKRIFEGISPSKRAHKKKKK; this comes from the coding sequence ATGACCAAAAAAAAGAGAAAATACCTTTCTCCGGTAATGCTGGAGCATAAGGCCAGAGATGATTTTGAGAAAAAGAGATACCGGGAGGCAATGGAGAGTTTTGAAGAACTTTATTGGATGGACAATGAAAAATATCGTAGCGAACTCCTGGCCAGTTATCGTGCATTAGCGGATACATTTATTCAAAACAAAAAATGGGAGAATGTTGAGGATATTGTAGTTAAGATAAAAGAGATAACAGGCGGAGAATGCGATGATTTGTTAGCGGTAAAAATAGCAATTAAGAGGGGCGATTATGCCGCTGCGGCAGATGAGTATATTTCCCTTTTGTCGAAAGGCATAGAGGCGCCGGGCATTAACGAAATTCCAGGGATGGCAGATGCAATAGTCTTGCGTTTCCATGACAGTTCTTTTTTTAAGTCATACAATCCGGAAATATATAAAGAAATAATTGCGATACACAAGGCGCTGGAGAATATTGCACATGAACGTTATGATGAAGCCTGGGCAGAAGTAAAAGAGATAGGACGAAACTCCGTATTTTCGCATTGGAAGTTATTTATAAAAGGGAGTATTGCCTTTTATACAAATGAGGATGAAAAGGCGAAATTGGCTTTTTCCCTCATATCCGCAGACACGCTGTTGCACGATACCGCAAAGGCGTTTATGGTACTCATGGATAATACGCAGCAAAAATTGCCTGAGACTCTAAGCAAAAAGACTTTAAGGAAGATATGCTATTTGTCGGGATATCCAGAGCTTGCGCATGTATTGCCCGATGCGGATTATTTTTGGGAGGAAGGCGATCATCTTAATTCATACAGGTATATTCGTAACGGACTTTCGGATTTTCCTTCAGAGGAAACAGGCATTGTTGGCACCCTTACCAGGTTTTATTTCAGTAGTATTTACTATATGAGGGCAGATGATGCCGAGGACTTTATAGAAGGTATTATAAACAACCGCTCATTAACTGCTCAGGGAAAAATTGAAAATTTGCTCATAAAAAAAGCCGAATGTTTTCTCTCTAGGGGCTGGCGATTAAGTGATCTGGAATATGCAGGTATATGGGAAGATTTTCTCGATGTATATAAAGAGGTTTATGGCGAAAATAAAAAAATTGAAGCCATTGTGTACGCACATTTGGGGGGGAGTTTTGCCGTCGAAGAAAAAAATGAACCTTCCCCTTTTCATTGGATGGAACATAGGGAAGATGAAGTCTGCTTCCGAAATGCAAAACTCGCCGAACGCTATTTACTAAAGAGTATTGACCGTGACGAAGGCAGCAAGGATGCCTGTTTGCAATTATTAATAGTGTACGGGAAAACCCGCAAACTACAGAAGTTAAACAGACTGTTGGATAAACTGGTGGCTATATTCCCCGAGGACCCTTTTATATTAACCAACGCGGGGATTAGCTGTGTTAATCGCAATGTATTTGCGAAGGGAATAAAGTATTTGGAGCAGGCAAACCGCCTTGATCCGTTAGATAGCAAAATTAAGAAACAGTTGGCTCTGGCATATCTGCGAGCTGCCCCGCTAAATTTTGATAAAGGGCAGATACCACAGGGCAGAAAAATGTATGGCAAAGCAATTAACATTGGAATAAAAAGTTCGCATGATTTTAACAGAGGGATTGCCTATATTTACGCACGATGGTCTGGTCTTGAGTTTAAAAACCAGAACAAAGAGCGGGGGAATGAATTATTTCATTTGGCGCTAAACAACACAGAGAGTCCCTTCCCGCTTATTTATTTTACACAGTTGGTATACCGGTGTTATGGTGTGCCTGATATATATATACAAAAACGCTACGACGAGCTTGACAATGCATGGCGCAACGCACCCACCCCCGCCAATGTTGCTTTATTAATAGATATTTATTCTTATATATCGGAGATTAGCAAACCCCAATGGCTGGTTAGTGAAAAAAAAAGGATTGTTGAATATGCGTTTAAAACATTATGGGCGCCATGTTCCGAAACAGATGCATCAAGGATCGTAAAATTTGCATTACAAGAGAAAGAATTTAAACTCGGGGAAAGATATATTGCAAAAATGTTGAAGGAAGACAAAGAAGCCCCATTATTTCTTTACCATAAACTTACCTTAAGAGAGTTAGGCAAACGAGTAGTCCCGACAGAAAAAACCCTTCAGGAACTTGAACATATACTGCTTTTGGCGGAAAAGAGAAATAATTTGCAGTTGGTGCGTGAATTGAAAAGTGAGGTGGAGAACTTACGGGAATTTTTAGAGACTAAGAATATTTTGAATGGCCCCTTCCCCAAGGATATGCTTGATGCTTTCGACGAGGATGGCGACTCCGGTTTCGATATAATAAAAAGAATATTTGAAGGAATATCTCCATCAAAGAGGGCGCACAAAAAAAAGAAAAAATAG
- a CDS encoding DUF2971 domain-containing protein, with translation MIWFSTAEKLNDPFEFSFHLSEMHINGFPIDEVSLETAIRAMKQMGVLPFSEINDNILMWSHYSESHTGFCIEFERTDSNELGNWDYCMPVLYDDNLPTIKPIELGDKKVVSKILTTKSKLWSYEREWRILVNKGNQIHDLPGNITGIVFGCRMLFAKRREIARILGGAVTYMHAVKAL, from the coding sequence ATGATTTGGTTTTCAACTGCAGAAAAATTAAACGATCCATTTGAGTTTAGTTTTCACCTTTCTGAAATGCATATAAATGGATTTCCGATAGATGAAGTATCGCTCGAAACAGCGATAAGAGCTATGAAACAAATGGGGGTGCTTCCGTTTAGCGAGATTAACGATAATATCTTGATGTGGTCGCACTATTCAGAGTCTCATACTGGTTTTTGTATCGAATTTGAGCGAACCGATTCTAACGAATTGGGGAATTGGGATTATTGTATGCCTGTCCTGTATGATGATAATCTTCCAACAATTAAACCCATCGAATTGGGAGATAAAAAGGTTGTCTCAAAGATATTGACTACAAAATCAAAGCTTTGGTCATATGAGAGAGAGTGGCGCATCCTAGTCAACAAAGGAAATCAAATACATGATTTACCAGGCAACATCACGGGAATAGTGTTCGGTTGCAGGATGCTCTTTGCTAAACGTCGAGAAATCGCAAGAATTCTCGGCGGCGCTGTCACGTACATGCACGCCGTTAAGGCGCTGTAA
- a CDS encoding carbon starvation protein A, with protein MNPIFILCISVVCFLLAGRFYSRFVSNTLGVDSGRKTPAVEINDGRDYVPTATPIVFAHHFAAIAGAGPIIGPVMALIYGWGPAWLWILLGGIFFGAVHDFSALFISVREGGKSIGEIARKSFGPAAFVMIISFAIVMLVLVNATFLNASATALTSIIDSTHIGLSKDQKFFRWADEAGGKVLIGGIASMSVIIVTVFAPLMGYLYIKRNVSVIKCALFAIFICIVSVAAGIYMPITMEPKHWMFLISLYTIVAAGVPVWLFLQSRDFINVHLLYIGLILLFLGIIASGIRGVEVNFPANNMKEGALYLGFLWPGLFITIACGAISGFHALCAGGTTAKQIKSEGAAHTVGYYGMLLESFLALCVIITVIMGLDMVQYKQLVFPSEESGFKCNPILTFALALGRSLHIGLGLPLPLGILFGMLLLEGFVITTLDTSVRLNRYLFEELWRTVFQRTPKMLGYYWVNSGMAVGLMIGLAYKNTVSNIWLIFGTSNQLLAAFTLIIISFWLLSKRRNLWLTAIPAVFMIITTLTMLVGMLVHQFIPKGNVPLIIADVVLLGLSFGIIWVAVKTLLNYRKTIVTI; from the coding sequence ATGAATCCCATTTTTATTCTGTGCATTTCCGTTGTCTGCTTTTTGCTGGCGGGTAGATTTTACTCCAGATTCGTATCAAATACCTTGGGAGTCGATTCCGGAAGAAAAACCCCTGCGGTAGAAATAAATGATGGACGCGATTACGTGCCCACTGCAACCCCTATCGTTTTTGCGCATCATTTCGCGGCAATTGCCGGAGCAGGGCCAATAATAGGCCCTGTTATGGCACTAATCTACGGATGGGGTCCCGCATGGTTATGGATATTACTAGGCGGGATATTCTTCGGCGCCGTCCATGATTTTTCCGCTCTCTTTATAAGTGTGCGGGAAGGGGGGAAATCTATTGGCGAAATCGCCAGAAAGTCATTTGGCCCGGCCGCGTTTGTTATGATCATTTCCTTCGCCATCGTCATGCTGGTTCTGGTTAATGCAACATTTCTCAACGCATCCGCAACCGCCCTGACTTCAATCATTGATAGTACACATATCGGTCTCAGCAAAGACCAGAAATTCTTTCGGTGGGCAGATGAAGCAGGGGGCAAGGTGCTTATCGGCGGAATAGCATCGATGTCGGTTATTATTGTCACCGTTTTTGCGCCGCTGATGGGCTATCTTTACATTAAACGCAACGTTTCTGTCATAAAATGCGCTCTTTTCGCTATTTTTATTTGTATTGTTTCGGTTGCCGCCGGAATCTATATGCCGATAACCATGGAACCAAAACACTGGATGTTCCTCATTTCCCTGTACACCATCGTTGCGGCCGGTGTACCCGTCTGGTTATTTTTGCAGTCGAGGGATTTTATTAATGTGCACCTTCTCTATATCGGTCTGATATTGCTTTTTCTGGGAATTATTGCATCCGGGATACGGGGTGTTGAAGTAAATTTCCCGGCAAATAATATGAAAGAAGGTGCATTGTATCTCGGTTTCCTGTGGCCCGGACTTTTTATCACTATTGCGTGCGGGGCTATTTCCGGATTCCACGCACTTTGCGCCGGCGGCACCACCGCAAAACAAATCAAATCCGAAGGCGCTGCGCATACGGTGGGCTATTATGGGATGCTTCTGGAATCGTTTCTTGCCCTTTGTGTTATCATTACCGTTATTATGGGACTCGATATGGTCCAGTATAAACAGCTTGTATTTCCCTCTGAAGAATCAGGATTTAAATGTAATCCGATATTAACCTTTGCCCTTGCGCTCGGACGCTCTCTTCACATCGGGCTAGGATTGCCGTTGCCTTTAGGGATCCTCTTCGGAATGCTTCTTTTAGAGGGATTTGTCATTACAACTCTTGATACCTCCGTAAGATTAAACCGCTATCTTTTTGAAGAACTATGGAGAACGGTTTTTCAACGCACACCGAAGATGCTTGGATATTATTGGGTAAATTCGGGGATGGCGGTTGGTTTAATGATCGGGCTTGCATACAAAAATACGGTAAGCAATATATGGTTAATTTTCGGGACGAGCAACCAGCTTCTTGCGGCATTTACCTTAATAATAATTTCATTCTGGCTGCTGTCAAAAAGAAGGAATCTATGGCTCACGGCAATACCCGCGGTATTTATGATCATCACTACGCTGACAATGCTCGTTGGAATGCTTGTTCACCAGTTTATACCAAAGGGCAATGTGCCGCTTATTATTGCAGATGTTGTACTTCTCGGCCTTTCTTTCGGCATTATTTGGGTTGCGGTAAAAACACTACTGAACTACAGGAAAACTATCGTAACAATTTAG